Proteins from a single region of Primulina tabacum isolate GXHZ01 chromosome 5, ASM2559414v2, whole genome shotgun sequence:
- the LOC142544847 gene encoding nectarin-1-like — MAAVFKVLAIMCVMMVSHRVYADPDMLQDICVADLTSAVKVNGFACKSNATADDFFSAALANPGITNSFGSLVTGANVERIPGLNTLGVSFSRVDYAPDGLNPPHSHPRATEIVFVLYGELEVGFITTANVLYTKIIKTGEIFVFPKGLVHFQRNNGIIPAAVIAAFNSQLPGTQSIATTLFGASPPVPDNVLATAFQIDTNEVQMIKSKFAPQ, encoded by the exons ATGGCTGCTGTGTTCAAGGTGCTAGCAATCATGTGTGTAATGATGGTAAGCCACAGAGTTTATGCAGATCCAGACATGCTTCAAGATATTTGTGTTGCTGATCTCACTTCTG CTGTAAAAGTCAACGGCTTTGCGTGCAAGTCAAACGCGACGGCGGACGACTTCTTCTCCGCCGCCCTGGCTAATCCCGGCATCACCAACTCCTTTGGCTCACTGGTAACCGGAGCCAACGTAGAGAGAATCCCAGGACTAAACACCCTCGGCGTCTCCTTCTCCCGCGTGGACTACGCCCCCGACGGCCTCAACCCGCCGCACAGTCACCCACGAGCCACTGAGATAGTTTTCGTTCTCTACGGCGAGCTGGAAGTCGGCTTCATCACCACCGCCAACGTCCTCTACACCAAGATCATTAAGACTGGCGAGATCTTCGTCTTCCCTAAAGGTCTCGTCCACTTCCAGAGGAACAACGGCATCATCCCGGCGGCCGTGATCGCCGCCTTCAACAGCCAGCTTCCGGGGACTCAGTCCATCGCCACCACATTGTTTGGAGCTTCGCCGCCTGTGCCTGATAATGTTTTGGCGACTGCCTTTCAGATTGACACTAACGAAGTTCAGATGATCAAGTCCAAGTTCGCACCCCAGTAA
- the LOC142546997 gene encoding pectin acetylesterase 12-like, which translates to MGRVLEFWAVIFSVLILRNWVVKSFEFDEFFRENRTDVSFLESVSILESVYGMSVSALPSNALMVGLTLVHGAAAKGAVCLDGTLPGYHLHHGFGAGVNSWLIQLEGGGWCNSIRSCVYHKKTHRGSSTYFERQLPFTGILSNRAEENPDFFNWNRVKIRYCDGGSFAGDAENKAAGLQFRGQRIWLAVIEELMSKGMHNAHQALLSGCSAGGLASILHCDEFRIFFPRNTKVKCLSDGGLFMDAVDVSGGRAIRNFFAGVVRLQGFGQNLPSSCTNHRDPTSCFFPQNLIANIKTPIFILNAAYDSWQVQESLAPPTADPHGNWRGCKMNNELCSASQIQFLQGFRYHMLNAVKGFSVSPRNGLFINSCFAHCQSERQDTWLADGSPVIGNKAIAIAVGNWYFDRANVKAIDCAYPCDKTCHNLVFR; encoded by the exons ATGGGAAGGGTGTTGGAATTTTGGGCTGTGATTTTTTCTGTGTTAATTTTGAGAAACTGGGTCGTTAAAAGTTTTGAATTTGATGAATTTTTTCGAGAGAATAGAACGGATGTCTCGTTCTTGGAGTCCGTGTCAATTTTGGAGAGTGTTTATGGAATGTCTGTTTCAGCTCTCCCTTCAAATGCTCTAATGGTGGGTCTTACTCTTGTTCATGGAGCTGCTGCCAAAGGCGCTG tatgtttggatGGAACATTACCTGGCTATCACTTGCATCATGGCTTTGGGGCAGGAGTAAACAGTTGGCTCATCCAGTTGGAG GGTGGAGGATGGTGCAACAGTATTAGATCGTGTGTTTATCATAAAAAGACACATCGAGGGTCTTCAACCTATTTTGAAAGACAACTTCCATTTACAGGGATACTTAGCAACAGGGCTGAAGAAAATCCAG ATTTTTTTAACTGGAATAGAGTAAAGATACGATATTGTGATGGAGGATCCTTTGCTGGAGATGCTGAAAATAAG GCTGCAGGGTTGCAATTCAGAGGTCAACGCAtttggcttgcagttatagaaGAACTTATGTCCAAAGGAATGCACAATGCTCACCAa GCACTTCTTTCGGGTTGTTCAGCGGGTGGTTTGGCTTCCATACTGCACTGTGATGAGTTTCGGATTTTTTTCCCGAGAAACACTAAAGTGAAATGTTTGAGCGATGGTGGATTATTTATGGATGC TGTTGATGTATCTGGTGGTCGTGCAATCAGAAATTTCTTTGCAGGTGTTGTTAGATTACAG GGCTTTGGCCAAAACCTGCCAAGCAGTTGTACCAACCACCGTGATCCTACTTCT TGCTTCTTCCCTCAGAATTTAATCGCCAACATTAAAACCCCTATATTCATTCTTAATGCGGCCTATGATTCATGGCAG GTCCAAGAAAGCCTAGCTCCTCCAACCGCTGATCCACATGGCAATTGGCGTGGCTGTAAAATGAACAATGAACTATGTTCCGCATCCCAAATCCAATTTTTGCAAG GTTTTAGGTATCATATGCTGAATGCTGTAAAAGGCTTTTCAGTGTCCCCACGAAATGGGTTATTCATAAATTCTTGTTTTGCTCACTGCCAGTCCGAGAGGCAAGATACTTGGCTTGCAGATGGCTCTCCAGTAATTGGCAACAAG GCAATTGCGATTGCGGTCGGGAACTGGTATTTTGATCGAGCAAATGTCAAGGCCATCGACTGCGCCTACCCGTGTGATAAAACTTGTCACAACCTAGTATTTAGATGA
- the LOC142546996 gene encoding LOW QUALITY PROTEIN: phytochrome A-like (The sequence of the model RefSeq protein was modified relative to this genomic sequence to represent the inferred CDS: inserted 2 bases in 1 codon), translating to MTSSQPGQSSTSSSRSRHSTRMIAQTSIDAKIHRDFEKSGSLFDYSSSVRTTSAARVRSGAXRPDKITTAYLHQIQKGKLIQPFGCLLALDDKSFLVIAYSDNAPEMLTMVSHAVPSVGEHPILGIGTDIKTIFTTPSATALHKALGFGEVSLLNPILVHCKTSGKPFYAIIHRVTGSFIIDFEPVNSHEVPMTAAGALQSYKLAAKAITRLQSLPSGNMERLCDTMVQEVFELTGYDRVMMYKFHDDDHGEVYTEVMKPGLEPYLGLHYPATDIPQAARFLFMKNKVRMICDCRANPVKVLQDEKLPFDLTLCGSTLRAPHGCHSQYMENMNSIASLVMSIVVNEEVEESSNSSQPRKEKRLWGLVVCHHITPRFIPFPLRYACEFLAQVFSIHVNKELELENQMLEKNILRTQTLLCDMLLRDAPLGIVSQSPNIMDLVKCDGAALLYKNQNYSLGLTPNDSQIRDIVSWLDEYHRDSTGLSTDSLHDANFPGALAVSDTICGMAAVKITDKDWLFWFRSHTAAEIRWGGARNEPYAEDDGRKLHPRSSFSAFLEVVKERSLPWKDYEMDAIHSLQLILRNAFKDTEATNLNTMAIHTRLNDMRIDGMQELEAVTSEMVRLIETASVPILAVDVDGRVNGWNTKIADITGFPVDEAIGRHFLALVEDSSADAVSKMLELALQGNEERNVQFEIKTHGSRRESGPISLVVNACASRDVRENVVGVCFIAQDITAQKSMLDKFTRIEGDYRAIVQNPSPLIPPIFGSDEFGWCSEWNTAMTKLTGWPRDSVINKMLLGEVFGTHIACCRFKNQEAYVNLGIVLNNAAVGQESEKVPFGFFSRSGKYVECLLSAIKKLDGDGEATGVFCFLQLASPELQQALHIQRLTEQTSVKRLRLLAYIRREIKNPLSGIIFSQKMMEGTVLDDEQKSLIRTSVHCQRQLNKILDDTDLDHIIEGYMDLEMVEFKLHEVLIASISQVMMKSNGKGVKIADNLAPNLSNETLYGDSVRLQQVLAAFLLVSVTFIPSEGQLGVAASLKKDSIGESVQLGHVEFRITHSGGGVPQGLLNQMFGDEQEPSEEGISLFISRKLVKLMNGEVQYLREAERSTFIISVELAISNNRT from the exons ATGACGTCTTCACAACCTGGTCAATCTTCTACAAGCTCTTCAAGATCAAGACATAGCACTAGGATGATTGCTCAAACCTCAATAGATGCCAAAATTCACAGAGACTTTGAGAAATCAGGTAGTTTATTTGACTATTCAAGCTCAGTGCGTACAACAAGTGCTGCCCGAGTTAGATCGGGGGC TAGGCCTGACAAAATTACTACGGCTTACCTCCATCAAATACAGAAAGGAAAGCTGATTCAGCCATTTGGGTGTTTGTTGGCGCTTGATGACAAGTCATTCCTTGTGATTGCCTACAGTGACAATGCTCCTGAAATGCTTACAATGGTGAGTCATGCTGTTCCGAGTGTCGGAGAGCACCCAATACTTGGCATCGGAACTGATATCAAAACCATTTTCACTACTCCTAGCGCTACTGCTTTGCACAAGGCATTAGGATTTGGTGAGGTTTCTCTGTTAAACCCCATCTTGGTTCATTGCAAAACTTCTGGAAAGCCGTTTTATGCTATCATCCACAGAGTTACAGGCAGTTTTATTATCGACTTCGAGCCTGTAAATAGTCACGAGGTTCCAATGACTGCTGCTGGTGCCTTACAATCTTATAAGCTTGCTGCCAAAGCCATTACGAGATTGCAGTCATTACCTAGTGGGAACATGGAAAGGCTCTGTGATACAATGGTGCAAGAAGTTTTTGAACTCACGGGTTATGACCGGGTGATGATGTACAAGTTTCATGATGATGATCATGGGGAGGTGTACACCGAGGTCATGAAGCCTGGGCTTGAGCCTTATTTGGGCTTGCATTATCCTGCCACAGATATCCCTCAAGCTGCCCGATTTTTATTCATGAAGAATAAGGTCAGGATGATCTGCGACTGTAGAGCAAATCCTGTAAAGGTTCTTCAAGACGAGAAGCTTCCTTTCGATCTAACATTATGTGGTTCGACACTCAGAGCTCCTCACGGTTGCCATTCACAATACATGGAAAACATGAATTCGATTGCATCATTGGTAATGTCGATAGTTGTTAATGAGGAAGTCGAAGAAAGCTCCAATTCCTCACAGCCACGAAAGGAAAAAAGGCTTTGGGGACTAGTGGTTTGCCATCACATAACCCCAAGATTCATCCCTTTCCCTCTCCGTTATGCATGCGAATTTCTTGCCCAGGTGTTCTCCATTCATGTCAACAAAGAATTAGAATTGGAAAATCAGATGCTTGAGAAGAATATTCTGCGTACTCAGACCCTCTTGTGTGATATGCTGTTGCGAGATGCCCCTTTAGGTATCGTTTCACAAAGCCCGAACATAATGGATCTCGTGAAATGTGATGGTGCTGCTCTACTATACAAGAATCAAAATTATAGCCTGGGATTAACTCCAAATGACTCTCAGATTCGCGACATAGTTTCTTGGCTAGATGAGTATCATCGAGATTCCACAGGTTTGAGTACAGATAGCTTACACGATGCCAATTTTCCCGGAGCGCTTGCTGTTAGCGACACTATCTGTGGAATGGCGGCTGTCAAGATAACTGATAAGGACTGGCTTTTCTGGTTCAGGTCGCACACTGCTGCAGAAATTCGTTGGGGTGGAGCCAGGAATGAACCATATGCAGAGGATGACGGCAGGAAGTTGCATCCAAGGTCATCTTTTAGTGCATTCTTAGAGGTTGTCAAGGAACGGAGTTTACCTTGGAAGGACTACGAGATGGATGCCATCCACTCTTTGCAGCTCATTCTACGAAATGCATTCAAAGATACCGAGGCTACAAATTTGAACACAATGGCAATTCATACGAGACTTAATGACATGCGAATTGATGGAATGCAAGAGCTTGAAGCAGTGACATCTGAGATGGTCCGACTGATTGAAACTGCATCTGTGCCTATCTTGGCAGTTGATGTGGATGGGCGGGTTAATGGATGGAATACAAAAATTGCTGATATAACCGGTTTTCCTGTTGACGAAGCAATTGGCAGGCATTTTCTTGCACTGGTAGAAGATTCTTCAGCTGATGCAGTGAGTAAGATGTTGGAGTTGGCACTTCAAG GCAACGAAGAACGAAATGTTCAGTTTGAGATCAAAACGCACGGGTCAAGGAGAGAGTCTGGTCCAATCAGCTTAGTTGTAAACGCTTGTGCAAGCAGAGATGTACGAGAAAATGTTGTGGGAGTCTGCTTTATTGCTCAGGATATAACTGCTCAGAAAAGTATGTTGGACAAATTCACAAGAATTGAAGGAGATTACAGAGCTATAGTACAAAATCCTAGTCCACTTATCCCACCTATATTTGGCTCGGATGAATTTGGCTGGTGTTCCGAGTGGAATACAGCCATGACTAAATTAACCGGATGGCCTAGAGACTCTGTGATCAATAAAATGCTTCTGGGTGAGGTCTTTGGAACCCACATAGCTTGTTGCCGATTCAAGAATCAAGAGGCTTATGTGAACCTTGGTATTGTACTCAACAATGCTGCAGTTGGCCAAGAATCTGAAAAGGTACCATTTGGATTTTTCTCGAGGAGTGGGAAGTATGTGGAATGTCTACTTAGTGCAATCAAAAAGTTGGATGGAGATGGCGAAGCAACTGGCGTCTTCTGCTTCCTGCAGCTGGCTAGTCCAGAACTCCAGCAAGCACTTCACATTCAACGCTTAACAGAACAAACGTCAGTGAAGAGATTGAGGCTCTTAGCATATATTAGAAGGGAGATTAAGAATCCTCTATCTGGAATTATATTTTCACAAAAGATGATGGAAGGAACTGTCCTCGATGATGAGCAGAAAAGCCTTATTCGCACTAGTGTTCATTGCCAACGGCAGCTAAATAAAATTCTCGATGACACGGATCTTGATCATATAATTGAAGG GTACATGGATTTGGAGATGGTAGAGTTTAAGCTGCATGAGGTGTTGATAGCTTCCATCAGTCAAGTCATGATGAAGAGCAACGGAAAGGGTGTGAAAATAGCTGATAATTTAGCTCCAAATCTCTCAAATGAAACACTATATGGAGACAGTGTGAGGCTTCAGCAAGTCCTAGCGGCTTTCTTGCTCGTGTCAGTTACTTTCATTCCGAGTGAAGGCCAGCTTGGTGTTGCAGCTTCTTTGAAAAAAGATTCTATAGGGGAATCTGTTCAGCTTGGCCATGTAGAATTCAG GATAACACATAGTGGCGGAGGAGTGCCTCAAGGATTGTTGAACCAAATGTTTGGTGATGAACAGGAACCATCTGAAGAAGGAATCAGCCTTTTTATCAGCCGCAAACTGGTGAAGCTTATGAATGGTGAGGTTCAGTATTTAAGGGAGGCGGAAAGATCCACTTTCATTATATCCGTTGAACTCGCAATCTCAAACAACCGAACGTGA